Proteins encoded by one window of Nitrospiria bacterium:
- a CDS encoding ribonuclease HII yields MTYEFNEKVEDELERARLQTLLVFERECYRQGFHCVAGLDEAGRGPLAGPVVASAVILPVELLVPGLDDSKRLTPKERLVLYPLIFEKALGVGIGVVDHDVIDKINILQATLLAMSEALQDLGVSPDFLLVDALKVPRTDIPQKALIKGDQRSLSIAAASVVAKVTRDRLMQDYHQRFPEYGFLSHKGYPTPEHLRRIRQYGPCAIHRKTFRGVEQPPIPF; encoded by the coding sequence TTGACATACGAATTCAATGAAAAAGTTGAGGATGAATTAGAGCGGGCAAGGCTTCAAACATTGCTCGTTTTTGAGAGAGAATGTTATCGTCAGGGGTTTCATTGTGTCGCCGGATTAGACGAAGCGGGGCGGGGACCCCTAGCGGGTCCGGTGGTGGCCAGCGCCGTCATTTTACCGGTTGAACTTTTGGTTCCCGGGTTAGATGATTCTAAGAGGTTAACCCCCAAGGAGAGATTGGTTCTCTATCCGCTTATTTTTGAAAAGGCATTGGGCGTGGGTATTGGGGTGGTGGACCATGACGTGATTGATAAAATCAATATCCTTCAAGCAACCCTTTTGGCAATGAGTGAGGCCTTACAGGATCTTGGGGTTTCTCCCGATTTTCTTTTGGTAGATGCCCTCAAGGTGCCCCGGACTGACATTCCCCAAAAAGCCTTGATCAAAGGGGACCAACGGAGTTTATCCATTGCTGCTGCTTCGGTGGTTGCAAAAGTGACACGGGACCGTCTCATGCAGGATTACCATCAGCGATTTCCGGAATACGGATTTTTATCCCATAAGGGGTATCCCACCCCTGAGCACCTGAGAAGAATACGGCAATACGGGCCCTGTGCCATTCACCGAAAAACCTTTCGCGGGGTGGAACAGCCCCCCATTCCATTTTAG
- the rplS gene encoding 50S ribosomal protein L19 produces MKRLERLERGLQKKDIPSFQIGDTVRVHLKVREGEKERIQVFEGVVLGRKRGRNRETFRVRKVSYGVGVERIFPIHAPFLEKIEVVREGKVRRAKLYYLRELRGKAARVSERSAVVEIPKNILEPEADLVAAEPVISAEVKAEG; encoded by the coding sequence ATGAAACGATTAGAACGGCTTGAGCGAGGCCTTCAAAAAAAGGACATTCCGTCTTTTCAAATTGGTGATACCGTTCGGGTTCACCTCAAGGTTCGTGAAGGAGAAAAGGAACGCATACAGGTTTTTGAAGGGGTCGTCCTTGGCCGCAAAAGGGGAAGAAACCGCGAGACCTTTAGAGTCCGTAAAGTTTCCTACGGCGTTGGGGTCGAAAGGATTTTTCCGATCCATGCGCCTTTCCTGGAAAAAATAGAGGTGGTTCGGGAAGGGAAAGTGCGAAGGGCCAAGCTGTATTACCTGAGGGAGCTAAGAGGTAAGGCTGCCCGTGTCAGTGAGCGATCTGCGGTGGTAGAAATTCCGAAAAATATTCTGGAACCAGAAGCGGACTTGGTTGCCGCCGAGCCGGTGATTAGTGCTGAGGTCAAAGCCGAAGGGTGA